A genomic segment from Halomonas sp. TA22 encodes:
- the sbcB gene encoding exodeoxyribonuclease I has product MAQPNAAPQCFLWHDYETFGADPRRDRPSQFAAIRTDADLNEIGEPIMWYCKLADDYLPHPQACLITGITPQQVRRRGMPEVEFAQRINALMSEAGSCVLGYNSLRFDDEVSRHLFYRNLIDPYAREWQNGNSRWDLIDVVRAFHALRPEGIEWPKRDDGTPSFKLEHLTAANGIEHAGAHDALADVRATIALARLLKARNPQLFDFLLRLRSKREVARLLDIPLRKPMLHISRRYPASRGCGALVVPLAEHPLNPNGVIVYDLSEDPTPLFELSVEEIRARVFVSADELAEGETRIPLKVIHINRSPVVMPIKAVTEPVAARLCLDRARCEQHWKTLCAHPEAARKAAQAFAEPPAEGPHDPDMMLYSGGFFSPADRKEMQRALKSDPWSLGDTPFAFQDPRLEEMLFRLRARSYPDTLSSSENARWDAYRWARMNDSTLGGLTLQGFAREIERLNQVALDDDQRQVLEELVMHVEAIMPPQAFG; this is encoded by the coding sequence ATGGCGCAGCCCAACGCCGCGCCACAGTGTTTTCTGTGGCACGATTACGAGACTTTCGGCGCCGACCCGCGCCGTGATCGCCCCTCTCAGTTTGCCGCCATTCGAACCGATGCCGACCTAAACGAGATCGGCGAGCCGATCATGTGGTACTGCAAGCTCGCCGATGACTACCTACCGCACCCCCAGGCCTGCCTGATCACCGGCATCACTCCCCAGCAGGTGCGTCGACGCGGCATGCCCGAAGTGGAGTTCGCCCAGCGCATCAACGCCTTGATGAGCGAAGCCGGTAGCTGCGTGCTGGGCTACAACAGCCTGCGCTTCGACGATGAGGTCAGTCGCCATCTCTTCTACCGCAACCTGATCGATCCCTATGCCCGTGAGTGGCAGAATGGCAATTCGCGCTGGGATCTGATCGATGTGGTAAGGGCCTTTCATGCACTGCGCCCCGAGGGTATCGAATGGCCGAAGCGCGATGATGGCACGCCGAGCTTCAAGCTCGAACATCTGACGGCTGCCAACGGCATCGAACATGCCGGGGCTCATGACGCCCTGGCCGATGTGCGTGCCACTATTGCCCTGGCGCGACTGCTGAAGGCACGCAATCCTCAGCTATTCGACTTCCTACTGCGGCTGCGCAGCAAGCGCGAGGTCGCCCGGCTGCTGGATATCCCACTGCGCAAGCCGATGCTGCATATCTCGCGCCGCTATCCCGCCAGTCGTGGCTGCGGTGCCCTGGTGGTGCCGCTGGCCGAACACCCCCTCAATCCCAACGGGGTGATCGTCTACGATCTCTCGGAGGACCCAACTCCCTTGTTCGAACTCTCCGTCGAGGAGATACGCGCACGCGTCTTCGTCAGCGCCGATGAGCTTGCCGAGGGGGAAACGCGGATACCGCTCAAGGTGATCCACATCAACCGCAGCCCGGTGGTAATGCCGATCAAGGCGGTCACCGAACCGGTGGCGGCCCGCCTCTGCCTCGATCGGGCGCGCTGTGAGCAGCACTGGAAGACGCTTTGCGCCCACCCAGAAGCGGCGCGCAAGGCGGCGCAGGCGTTTGCCGAGCCGCCGGCCGAGGGGCCGCACGACCCGGACATGATGCTCTACTCAGGTGGCTTCTTTTCACCGGCGGACCGCAAGGAGATGCAGCGTGCGCTGAAGAGCGACCCCTGGTCGCTGGGCGATACCCCCTTCGCGTTTCAGGATCCGCGCCTGGAGGAGATGCTGTTCCGTCTGCGCGCCCGCAGTTATCCCGACACCCTCTCGAGTAGTGAAAATGCCCGCTGGGATGCCTACCGCTGGGCACGCATGAATGACAGCACGCTTGGGGGGTTGACCCTGCAGGGATTCGCTCGCGAGATCGAACGCCTCAATCAGGTAGCGCTGGATGACGACCAGCGGCAAGTGCTGGAGGAGCTGGTGATGCATGTCGAGGCCATCATGCCGCCGCAGGCCTTCGGCTAG
- the minE gene encoding cell division topological specificity factor MinE gives MKLLDFLRGERKKTASVAKERLQIIVAHQRSQRDQPDYMPMLERELLEVIRRYVKVDQDAINISLDRDDDCSVLELNVTLPRS, from the coding sequence TTGAAACTACTGGATTTTCTCAGAGGCGAACGCAAGAAGACCGCTTCTGTCGCCAAGGAGAGGCTGCAGATCATCGTGGCCCACCAGCGCAGCCAGCGCGATCAGCCGGACTACATGCCGATGCTGGAGCGTGAGCTGCTCGAAGTGATTCGCCGCTACGTCAAGGTGGATCAGGACGCCATCAACATCAGTCTCGATCGTGACGATGACTGCTCGGTGCTCGAGCTGAATGTGACACTGCCGCGCAGCTAG
- the minD gene encoding septum site-determining protein MinD has product MAKIIVVTSGKGGVGKTTSAAAIATGLALRGNKTVVIDFDVGLRNLDLIMGCERRVVYDLVNVIQGEAGLNQALIRDKRVDNLHILPASQTRDKDALTTEGVEKILETLAKDFDYIICDSPAGIERGAQLAMYYADEAVVVTNPEVSSVRDSDRILGLLASKTRRAERGEDPIKEHLLITRYNPARVDDGDMLNLDDIREILAIDLIGLIPESEAVLRASNQGVPVTHDIKSDAGQAYTDTVSRLLGEEVPLRFHEFQKKSLLSRVFGGGRR; this is encoded by the coding sequence TTGGCCAAGATCATCGTAGTGACCTCCGGGAAAGGCGGGGTCGGAAAAACCACCAGCGCGGCTGCGATTGCCACCGGCCTCGCCCTGCGTGGCAACAAGACGGTAGTGATCGACTTTGACGTGGGGCTGCGTAACCTCGATTTGATCATGGGTTGCGAGCGCCGCGTGGTCTATGACCTGGTGAACGTGATCCAGGGCGAGGCGGGACTCAATCAGGCATTGATCCGCGACAAGCGCGTCGACAACCTGCACATTCTTCCGGCCTCCCAGACACGCGACAAGGATGCCCTGACAACCGAGGGTGTCGAGAAGATACTCGAGACGCTGGCGAAGGATTTCGATTACATCATCTGTGACTCGCCAGCCGGCATCGAGCGTGGCGCCCAGTTGGCCATGTACTATGCCGACGAAGCGGTGGTGGTCACCAACCCGGAGGTCTCGTCGGTACGCGACTCGGACCGCATCCTGGGATTGCTGGCCTCCAAGACTCGGCGTGCCGAGCGTGGCGAGGATCCGATCAAGGAGCATCTGCTGATCACCCGCTACAACCCTGCACGGGTCGATGACGGCGACATGCTCAATCTCGACGACATCCGTGAAATCCTGGCCATCGATCTGATTGGCCTGATCCCCGAGTCCGAGGCGGTACTGAGAGCCTCCAACCAGGGGGTGCCCGTCACTCACGACATCAAGAGCGATGCGGGCCAAGCCTATACCGATACGGTCTCGCGCCTGCTCGGTGAAGAGGTCCCGCTGCGCTTCCATGAGTTCCAGAAGAAGAGTCTGCTGAGCCGAGTATTCGGGGGAGGTCGCCGTTGA
- the minC gene encoding septum site-determining protein MinC translates to MSLNMDRESIAFTFKGGMLPMTVMELVSADPEQIRTQLASKVSQSPAFFQHTPVVLSVEKLDEPHLALERICAVCRAHKLLPVAVRGGSDPVKQSAWALGLGWFPPQDIKPRTLESVTPVQEMALSDDAAEIELPVTVASGGRIHRGTVRSGQQVTAPTGDLVVIGAVNAGAEVLAGGSVHVYGALRGRALAGIHGDRQAGIFCRELHAELLSVAGHYKRLEDIDPRLLGTPVQVRLSDDDQLAIASLS, encoded by the coding sequence ATGAGCCTGAACATGGACAGGGAAAGCATCGCCTTCACTTTCAAAGGCGGTATGCTCCCCATGACGGTCATGGAACTGGTCAGTGCCGACCCTGAGCAGATCCGCACGCAACTGGCCAGCAAGGTCAGCCAGTCGCCGGCCTTCTTTCAGCATACCCCGGTAGTGCTCAGCGTGGAAAAGCTCGATGAGCCCCACCTGGCGCTCGAGCGGATCTGTGCAGTATGCCGGGCGCACAAGTTGTTGCCGGTCGCTGTGCGCGGCGGTTCCGACCCAGTCAAGCAGTCGGCCTGGGCGCTGGGGCTGGGCTGGTTTCCGCCGCAGGACATCAAGCCGCGCACGCTGGAGAGTGTCACGCCCGTCCAAGAGATGGCACTCTCCGATGATGCCGCCGAAATCGAATTGCCGGTGACCGTGGCAAGCGGTGGTCGCATTCATCGCGGTACCGTGCGTTCCGGTCAGCAGGTGACGGCACCGACAGGCGACCTGGTGGTGATCGGCGCGGTGAATGCCGGTGCCGAGGTGTTGGCCGGCGGTAGTGTCCATGTCTACGGCGCCTTGCGCGGCCGGGCTCTGGCGGGAATTCATGGTGATCGCCAGGCGGGCATCTTCTGTCGGGAACTGCATGCCGAGCTGCTCTCGGTGGCGGGTCATTACAAGCGTTTGGAAGATATCGACCCACGGTTGCTCGGGACTCCCGTGCAGGTCCGTCTCAGCGACGACGACCAACTGGCCATCGCCTCGCTGAGCTAG
- a CDS encoding DUF349 domain-containing protein: MSGWFRQLFSPSWQHPDPKRRRLACEGLDASSTDDRVILERLAIDSDAGVRQSALARLNDPDRLLELKGNEQDSPELLGRLTALLIGADGGLPLDRRLECVERLADAALLAEVALHGDNQQLRLVALASICDDEEETLILQACENGIAAVRHAAAGRIASEEGLARLVRQARRDKQVVRLAREKLNRLRADASQSAARRAERERILQTLERHAQHTWEPLYGGHYRHLKRKWEGLGDVPSPEQEQRYQEACLLCRKTLADHEAQQHVHEAADRRREDADQTRESLLEAFEEAITGLREDKRLAAQDIDSLRSQKQLLTNRWQTLSDKHPPDEALSLRYDTTLEAYDYIGHAWERFRAQSTAMEEALGEHDVARLRERLHACAWPDDLPLPSLLAKATAALTLDAALPAEVHREPFLQELQQVQSLLERGAFKSASRLHQRLRQRSELLAEQDRQELLPILKRLGAQLAELRDWRGFVAGPKRTQLCQAITELADDTMLAEPEIDRRHRQLVREWKVLGDAAVNRELAAHFRSASDRIHARLAPWQAQRDAQRQRNLEARKALCEQLEALLNQPDPAANPDVLREIRDKSREQWQRYSPVPRKQSDSIGRRFGRVRHGLQALIDRRAQEIATAKRELIEQAAALLESEAPSHQRAERAKALQQRWRDLGRAPKGEEQALWREFRALCDRIFAGREAERNDRVQRAKAQLDVMQALIDRLDSWHPTRREDAAQLDQALAEAEQLEPLPAGRRTEGMRKRWQGIVRARREQLARVDISEEVARWKALQPLLGAHLSADAATLEGAPAEPVAAGEALDGDMVRAHQRRNAIRQHPPEPLEVEEALARLRVHLALLAGARVSQRDDPLRLAIQVERLNEGLGRERSKAEELHEVLYGILATGPVSASLWEREAPELDAALAHLLRLSVYSSAPTTSQTERQKNARS, translated from the coding sequence ATGTCAGGATGGTTTCGCCAGCTCTTTTCTCCCAGCTGGCAGCACCCGGACCCCAAGCGCCGGCGCTTGGCCTGCGAGGGGCTGGATGCCAGCAGTACCGATGACCGGGTAATCCTCGAACGTCTTGCCATCGACAGCGATGCCGGTGTACGTCAGAGCGCCCTGGCAAGACTCAACGACCCCGACCGCCTGCTGGAACTGAAAGGAAATGAGCAGGATAGCCCCGAGCTGCTGGGGCGCCTGACAGCGCTGCTGATCGGTGCCGACGGCGGCCTTCCCCTTGACCGGCGACTTGAGTGTGTCGAGCGTCTCGCCGATGCGGCGCTACTCGCCGAGGTCGCCCTGCATGGCGACAACCAGCAACTGCGCCTGGTGGCCCTGGCAAGCATTTGCGATGACGAAGAAGAGACGCTGATCCTGCAAGCCTGTGAGAACGGCATTGCCGCCGTGCGCCATGCCGCCGCCGGCCGTATCGCCAGCGAAGAGGGGTTGGCCCGACTGGTGCGCCAGGCACGACGCGACAAGCAGGTCGTGCGCCTTGCCCGCGAGAAGCTCAACCGGCTGCGTGCCGATGCCTCGCAGAGTGCCGCTCGCCGGGCCGAGCGCGAGCGCATCCTGCAGACCCTCGAGCGGCATGCCCAGCATACCTGGGAGCCACTCTATGGTGGCCATTACCGTCACCTGAAGCGCAAGTGGGAAGGGCTTGGCGACGTTCCCAGTCCTGAACAGGAGCAGCGTTATCAAGAAGCCTGCCTACTGTGCCGCAAGACGCTGGCCGACCATGAGGCCCAGCAACATGTCCATGAGGCCGCCGATCGCCGACGTGAGGATGCCGACCAGACACGAGAATCGCTGCTCGAGGCGTTTGAGGAAGCTATCACCGGATTACGCGAAGACAAGAGGCTCGCCGCTCAGGATATCGACAGCCTGCGTTCTCAGAAACAACTACTGACCAATCGCTGGCAGACGCTTTCCGACAAGCACCCCCCCGATGAGGCGCTGAGCCTACGCTATGACACGACGCTAGAGGCGTACGACTACATCGGCCATGCCTGGGAGCGCTTCCGGGCCCAGAGCACCGCTATGGAAGAGGCCCTTGGCGAGCATGATGTGGCCCGACTGAGAGAGCGCCTCCACGCCTGCGCCTGGCCTGATGATCTCCCCTTGCCATCGCTACTGGCCAAGGCCACTGCCGCCCTCACTCTCGACGCCGCCCTCCCGGCGGAAGTACACCGCGAGCCCTTCCTGCAGGAACTTCAGCAGGTGCAGTCGCTACTCGAGCGTGGCGCATTCAAGAGCGCCAGCCGTCTGCACCAACGCCTGCGTCAGCGCAGCGAGCTCCTCGCAGAGCAGGATCGCCAAGAGCTGCTGCCTATCCTCAAGCGGCTCGGGGCCCAGCTTGCCGAGTTGCGTGATTGGCGAGGCTTCGTTGCCGGGCCGAAACGTACCCAGCTCTGTCAGGCGATTACCGAATTGGCCGACGACACGATGCTGGCGGAGCCCGAGATCGACCGACGCCATCGTCAGCTGGTCAGGGAGTGGAAAGTACTGGGAGACGCCGCCGTCAATCGTGAGCTCGCCGCTCACTTCCGCAGCGCATCCGACCGCATCCATGCTCGCCTGGCCCCTTGGCAAGCACAGCGCGACGCCCAGCGCCAGCGTAATCTGGAGGCTCGGAAAGCACTCTGCGAGCAGCTCGAAGCGCTGCTCAACCAGCCCGACCCGGCCGCCAACCCCGACGTGCTCCGCGAAATTCGCGACAAGTCGCGCGAACAGTGGCAGCGCTACTCACCCGTGCCACGCAAGCAGTCCGATAGCATCGGGCGCCGCTTTGGCCGGGTGCGCCACGGCTTGCAGGCACTGATCGACCGCCGCGCTCAGGAGATCGCCACGGCCAAGCGTGAGCTGATCGAACAGGCCGCAGCACTGCTCGAGAGCGAGGCCCCAAGCCACCAGCGCGCCGAACGGGCCAAGGCGCTTCAGCAACGCTGGCGCGACCTGGGACGGGCGCCCAAGGGAGAAGAGCAAGCCTTGTGGCGTGAGTTTCGTGCCCTTTGCGACCGCATCTTTGCCGGCCGCGAAGCTGAGCGCAACGATCGCGTCCAGCGCGCCAAGGCTCAGCTCGATGTCATGCAAGCCTTGATAGACAGGCTGGATAGCTGGCACCCCACCCGCCGAGAGGATGCCGCTCAGCTCGACCAGGCGCTGGCTGAGGCGGAGCAGCTGGAGCCGCTGCCCGCGGGACGCCGTACCGAGGGCATGCGCAAGCGCTGGCAAGGTATCGTGCGCGCACGGCGAGAGCAGCTCGCTCGCGTGGACATCAGCGAAGAAGTGGCCCGCTGGAAAGCGCTGCAGCCACTACTCGGCGCGCACTTGTCAGCCGATGCTGCGACACTTGAGGGCGCCCCTGCCGAGCCGGTCGCTGCTGGTGAAGCCTTGGATGGTGACATGGTCCGGGCCCATCAGCGACGCAACGCCATACGCCAACACCCCCCCGAGCCGCTCGAGGTGGAGGAAGCACTGGCTCGCCTGCGCGTCCATCTGGCGCTGCTCGCCGGCGCCCGAGTCAGCCAACGTGACGACCCCCTGCGCCTGGCGATACAGGTCGAACGACTCAATGAAGGACTGGGGCGCGAGCGCAGCAAGGCCGAGGAGCTTCATGAAGTACTGTACGGTATCCTGGCCACCGGTCCGGTGTCAGCATCGCTCTGGGAACGCGAGGCACCTGAACTCGATGCCGCCCTTGCCCACCTGCTGCGCTTGTCGGTCTACTCAAGCGCTCCGACAACATCGCAAACCGAGCGACAAAAAAACGCGAGATCTTAA
- the phbB gene encoding acetoacetyl-CoA reductase, with amino-acid sequence MTKTAPVAWVTGGTGGIGSAICRALAKEGYQVVAGYHNPEKAKNWLETQKSEGFDNIALSGVDLTDHEACVKGVTEIRETYGPVSVLVNCAGITRDGTMKKMTPDQWHEVIDTNLNSVFNTCRSVIEDMFEAGYGRIINISSINGRKGQFGQVNYAAAKAGMHGLTMSLAQETATKGITVNTLSPGYIATDMIMKIPEKVRESIREGIPVKRFGTPEEIARAVVFLADSESGFITGANLDINGGQFMG; translated from the coding sequence ATGACAAAGACAGCACCCGTAGCCTGGGTTACCGGTGGTACCGGGGGTATCGGCTCCGCCATTTGTCGTGCCTTGGCCAAGGAGGGTTACCAAGTGGTTGCGGGATACCACAATCCTGAAAAAGCCAAGAACTGGCTCGAGACGCAGAAGTCCGAAGGTTTCGACAATATTGCCCTTTCCGGGGTGGATCTAACGGATCACGAGGCGTGCGTGAAGGGCGTCACCGAGATTCGCGAGACCTATGGGCCGGTCAGTGTGCTGGTCAACTGCGCGGGTATCACCCGTGATGGCACCATGAAGAAAATGACCCCCGACCAGTGGCATGAGGTGATCGACACCAACCTCAACAGTGTCTTCAATACTTGCCGTAGCGTGATCGAGGACATGTTCGAGGCGGGCTATGGTCGGATCATCAATATCTCCTCGATCAACGGACGCAAGGGGCAGTTCGGGCAAGTCAATTATGCCGCCGCCAAGGCGGGCATGCATGGCCTGACCATGTCGCTGGCCCAAGAGACCGCCACCAAGGGCATCACCGTCAATACGCTGTCGCCTGGCTATATCGCCACCGACATGATCATGAAGATTCCCGAGAAGGTCCGCGAGTCGATTCGAGAGGGAATCCCCGTCAAGCGTTTCGGCACGCCAGAAGAGATTGCGCGAGCGGTGGTGTTCCTGGCCGATAGCGAATCGGGGTTCATCACCGGGGCCAACCTGGATATCAACGGTGGCCAGTTCATGGGCTGA
- a CDS encoding DUF637 domain-containing protein has protein sequence MGSNTFSSDSLRGAATAALTAGATRGMTDRVWGTQTNSTTGATTNLNLSFGNGSDIARFAGQRATQAAIDAGIRTAIAGGSLGDHLGDSLENAVAHVVSGVLFNAVGDVSHGRFANASPEKIALHALVGGLTAEAMGGDFKTGALAAGANEALVEYLDSHLGSDPETRTHLLTTASQLVGIVAAELVNGDVNDGAFIAGQATRYNYLRHDQLAMARAELVGCDGDSDCMADVVARYQAISEEQNKAAIEACSTDLAACQEHSLAAADGEYARYGDDALWDLSNEALPYMQALFDENIGVQNSLGEATIARALEEGAGLSPEVAALLAAAPWGVNRKATTTGYFGGAKPRNIEEAQFLANAQATFENSSTWTGVVRHRDELVIQRSDIELSPQNATAMKNGYAPRVKNSNGEWEQVQLHHVGRETGKMIEVTKSQNTYSPTTGGPLHIPGPGAPVRQRDYTSTYWKERYQEFVRQGLIIE, from the coding sequence ATCGGTTCAAACACCTTCTCCAGCGACAGCCTTCGCGGTGCCGCCACCGCCGCCTTGACGGCCGGTGCCACCCGTGGCATGACCGACCGCGTCTGGGGAACCCAGACCAATTCCACCACCGGCGCCACCACCAACCTTAACCTCAGCTTCGGCAATGGTAGCGACATCGCCCGCTTCGCCGGGCAACGCGCCACCCAGGCCGCCATCGATGCCGGCATCCGCACCGCCATCGCAGGCGGCAGCCTCGGCGATCATCTCGGCGACAGCCTCGAGAACGCCGTGGCACATGTGGTCAGCGGGGTGCTGTTCAATGCCGTGGGCGACGTCAGTCATGGTCGCTTCGCTAACGCCAGCCCCGAGAAAATCGCTCTACATGCCTTGGTGGGAGGCCTGACTGCCGAAGCCATGGGCGGCGACTTCAAGACCGGGGCGCTGGCGGCAGGCGCCAATGAAGCCCTGGTGGAGTACCTAGACAGCCACCTGGGCAGTGACCCCGAAACGCGAACCCACCTCCTGACCACCGCCTCGCAACTGGTGGGTATCGTCGCCGCCGAGCTGGTCAACGGCGATGTGAACGATGGAGCGTTTATTGCCGGGCAGGCAACGCGGTATAACTACCTGCGGCATGATCAACTCGCCATGGCGCGTGCCGAGCTGGTGGGCTGTGACGGCGACAGCGACTGCATGGCCGATGTGGTAGCTCGCTATCAGGCTATCAGCGAAGAGCAAAACAAAGCCGCTATCGAAGCCTGTAGCACCGATTTGGCTGCCTGTCAGGAACACTCGCTCGCCGCAGCGGATGGTGAATACGCCCGCTACGGGGATGACGCTCTGTGGGATCTGTCAAACGAAGCGTTGCCCTACATGCAAGCCTTGTTCGATGAGAACATCGGCGTGCAGAATAGCCTGGGTGAAGCGACCATTGCCCGTGCCTTGGAGGAAGGGGCGGGATTATCGCCGGAGGTCGCGGCTCTGCTGGCTGCAGCCCCGTGGGGGGTTAATAGGAAAGCAACCACCACGGGGTACTTTGGTGGGGCTAAGCCGCGTAACATTGAAGAAGCTCAATTCCTTGCCAATGCTCAGGCAACGTTTGAGAATAGTTCCACGTGGACTGGCGTCGTCAGGCACCGAGACGAGTTAGTCATTCAGCGCTCAGATATTGAGCTAAGTCCACAGAATGCTACTGCAATGAAGAATGGATATGCACCACGCGTAAAAAATTCTAATGGGGAGTGGGAGCAAGTTCAGCTGCACCACGTAGGGCGCGAAACTGGAAAAATGATAGAGGTAACAAAGTCACAAAATACATATAGCCCCACGACGGGTGGTCCGCTCCACATTCCTGGACCTGGAGCTCCTGTAAGGCAGCGTGACTATACGTCGACTTATTGGAAGGAAAGGTATCAAGAGTTTGTTCGTCAAGGCTTGATTATAGAGTAG
- a CDS encoding SMI1/KNR4 family protein, which produces MSPKERFENNVELIAGGVSQEKIEEAEDKLGVIFPHEYKEFLSSFGAGGICGHYIYGLVDSEKNDPPLWEDVVVNTQRLRKSAGYWEENAHFIPISDDGMGMTFFLDARKSPETHIWAIGPGVEKLVSVGFYKFFIDFSEGEL; this is translated from the coding sequence ATGTCCCCGAAGGAAAGATTTGAAAATAATGTAGAGTTAATTGCTGGTGGTGTTTCTCAGGAAAAGATAGAAGAGGCTGAGGATAAGCTTGGAGTCATATTTCCACATGAATACAAAGAATTTTTAAGTAGCTTCGGAGCGGGCGGAATATGTGGCCACTATATCTATGGCTTAGTTGATAGTGAAAAGAATGACCCGCCATTGTGGGAGGATGTGGTTGTAAATACACAGCGCTTGAGAAAGAGTGCTGGTTATTGGGAGGAGAATGCTCACTTTATTCCGATTTCTGATGATGGCATGGGGATGACGTTTTTTCTTGATGCCAGAAAATCACCCGAAACACATATTTGGGCGATAGGGCCGGGGGTTGAGAAGCTCGTTTCAGTAGGGTTTTATAAATTTTTTATCGATTTCTCTGAAGGCGAGCTATAA
- a CDS encoding hemagglutinin repeat-containing protein, which yields MNHGRTHRAHTIDSQTRVQSTTLDAGGDLLLQAGNNLRLTASQLQAGGSAALLAGNRIDLLTAQEEDYSLYEYRRSGSPGIHRNAPCSPHGAFLWRGGIGQGF from the coding sequence ATGAATCATGGGCGCACCCATCGAGCCCACACCATCGACAGTCAGACCCGGGTGCAATCCACCACCCTCGATGCCGGCGGCGACCTGCTCTTGCAAGCCGGCAATAATCTACGCCTCACCGCCAGCCAGCTGCAGGCCGGTGGCAGCGCCGCCCTGCTGGCCGGCAATCGGATCGACCTGCTCACCGCCCAGGAGGAGGACTACTCCCTCTACGAGTACCGCCGCAGCGGCTCGCCAGGCATCCATCGCAACGCCCCGTGCTCACCGCACGGGGCTTTTTTATGGCGGGGGGGGATAGGGCAGGGTTTTTAG
- the secE gene encoding preprotein translocase subunit SecE, protein MKHNAEVQESRHDGLKWAVVVTLVVLAVVGNTYFADQAMLYRVIGVVLLCALAAVVAFTTAKGRDLLELARSSRKEIQRVIWPTRPETVQTTAIVLVAVLVVGLMLWLIDTLLGWAMSGVIG, encoded by the coding sequence ATGAAACATAACGCCGAGGTGCAGGAGTCGCGCCACGACGGGCTTAAATGGGCGGTTGTCGTCACACTGGTCGTTCTTGCCGTGGTCGGTAATACCTATTTCGCCGATCAGGCCATGCTCTACCGCGTGATTGGTGTGGTTCTGCTATGCGCGCTGGCTGCCGTGGTGGCATTCACCACCGCCAAGGGACGTGATTTGCTGGAGTTGGCTCGCAGTTCGCGCAAGGAAATACAGCGCGTCATTTGGCCGACTCGCCCGGAAACTGTGCAGACCACGGCCATCGTGCTGGTGGCCGTGCTGGTGGTGGGCCTGATGCTGTGGCTGATCGACACCCTTCTTGGCTGGGCAATGTCCGGCGTCATAGGTTAG
- the nusG gene encoding transcription termination/antitermination protein NusG — MSKRWYVVHAYSGFEKHVMRSLIERVKMHGMEDRFGEILVPTEEVVEMRDGKRRKSERKFYPGYVLVEMEMEDATWHLVNETPRVMGFIGGTKEKPAPITQKEADAILRRVQDGTDKPRPKTMFEPGQSVRVIDGPFADFNGVVEEVNYDKSRLQVSVLIFGRATPVELEFSQVEKE; from the coding sequence ATGTCCAAGCGTTGGTATGTCGTGCATGCTTATTCCGGCTTCGAAAAGCATGTCATGCGCTCGCTCATCGAACGCGTGAAGATGCATGGCATGGAAGATCGCTTCGGCGAGATTCTGGTGCCTACTGAAGAAGTCGTCGAGATGCGTGACGGCAAGCGCCGCAAGAGTGAGCGCAAGTTCTATCCCGGCTACGTGTTGGTCGAGATGGAGATGGAAGACGCTACCTGGCATCTGGTCAATGAGACACCGCGCGTCATGGGGTTCATTGGCGGGACCAAGGAGAAGCCGGCCCCGATCACCCAGAAGGAAGCGGACGCCATCTTGCGTCGCGTCCAGGATGGGACCGACAAGCCACGCCCCAAGACGATGTTCGAGCCAGGGCAGTCCGTGCGTGTCATCGACGGACCGTTCGCCGACTTCAACGGTGTGGTCGAAGAGGTCAACTACGACAAGAGCCGCCTACAGGTCAGCGTGCTGATCTTCGGGCGAGCTACGCCTGTCGAGCTCGAGTTCTCGCAGGTCGAGAAAGAGTAA
- the rplK gene encoding 50S ribosomal protein L11: protein MAKKVQAYIKLQVAAGKANPSPPVGPALGQHGVNIMEFCKAFNAATQEIEPGLPTPVVITVYSDRSFTFITKTPPAAVLLKKAAGIKSGSGEPNKKKVGTVTREQLEEIAKTKEPDLTAADLDAAVRTIAGSARSMGLNVEGL from the coding sequence ATGGCCAAGAAAGTACAGGCTTATATCAAGCTGCAGGTTGCTGCCGGCAAGGCCAACCCGAGCCCCCCCGTGGGCCCCGCGCTGGGTCAGCACGGCGTCAATATCATGGAATTCTGCAAGGCGTTCAACGCCGCGACCCAGGAAATCGAGCCGGGTCTGCCGACACCCGTGGTGATCACGGTCTATTCCGACCGTAGTTTTACCTTCATCACCAAGACTCCGCCTGCTGCCGTTCTGCTGAAGAAGGCGGCCGGCATTAAGTCCGGCTCTGGCGAGCCGAACAAGAAGAAGGTCGGTACCGTGACTCGCGAGCAGCTCGAAGAGATCGCCAAGACCAAGGAGCCGGATCTGACGGCTGCCGATCTCGACGCCGCTGTGCGTACTATTGCCGGTAGCGCCCGTAGCATGGGCCTCAACGTGGAGGGCCTCTGA